In Montipora capricornis isolate CH-2021 chromosome 4, ASM3666992v2, whole genome shotgun sequence, a single genomic region encodes these proteins:
- the LOC138045151 gene encoding Rieske domain-containing protein-like isoform X1, whose product MSASFSQTTDSPITGVSVGTKQHVIEKGRMKCNVHGRDIVIFYHDGKFYAMDQQCYHAGGPLEEGDIEDIGGRWCIICPYHRQKITLDTGEGLHYSIDPYDLKKPPQLCSKGSVQRVHHVCEDGDSIFVTLSDTKDYIPSDYFYAKKVEKD is encoded by the exons ATGTCAGCTAGTTTCTCTCAGACGACTGACAGCCCGATTACAGGTGTTTCAGTAGGAACTAAACAACATGTTATTGAAAAAGGGAGAATGAAATGCAATGTACATGGAAGGGATATTGTCATATTTTACCATGATGGAAAATTCTATGCCATGGATCAGCAATGTTACC ATGCCGGAGGTCCTTTAGAAGAAGGAGATATAGAG GACATTGGTGGAAGATGGTGTATCATTTGCCCATATCACAGACAGAAAATTACATTAGACACTGGTGAAGGTCTGCACTACTCAATTGATCCTTATGATCTCAAAAAGCCACCACAACTGTGTTCCAAAGGGTCTGTTCAGAGAGTGCATCATGTTTGTGAAGACGGAGATAGCATCTTTGTCACTTTATCAGATACAAAGGATTACATACCATCCGACTACTTTTATGCCAAGAAAGTGGAAAAAgactaa
- the LOC138045151 gene encoding Rieske domain-containing protein-like isoform X2: MLPHIFVSFLQDAGGPLEEGDIEDIGGRWCIICPYHRQKITLDTGEGLHYSIDPYDLKKPPQLCSKGSVQRVHHVCEDGDSIFVTLSDTKDYIPSDYFYAKKVEKD, translated from the exons ATGTTACC TcacatttttgtttcatttttacaaGATGCCGGAGGTCCTTTAGAAGAAGGAGATATAGAG GACATTGGTGGAAGATGGTGTATCATTTGCCCATATCACAGACAGAAAATTACATTAGACACTGGTGAAGGTCTGCACTACTCAATTGATCCTTATGATCTCAAAAAGCCACCACAACTGTGTTCCAAAGGGTCTGTTCAGAGAGTGCATCATGTTTGTGAAGACGGAGATAGCATCTTTGTCACTTTATCAGATACAAAGGATTACATACCATCCGACTACTTTTATGCCAAGAAAGTGGAAAAAgactaa